The Nocardia vinacea genome contains the following window.
GCGCACCTCAGGGCTGACCGGAACAGCCTTCGCGGACCGGTCGTAGACACCGCCGCCCGCACTGATCAGCGACTTGTCGTAGTCGGCCCACGACGAACGCGGCAGTGCGAACATCCGCTGCCGCTCCCGGAACGACGTCGCCGCTTCCGGATTCGGATCCAGGAAGATGTGCCGGTGGTCGAACGCGGCTACCAGGCGGATGTGCTCGGACAGCAGCATGCCGTTGCCGAAGACATCGCCGCTCATATCGCCGACCCCGGCGACCGTGAAATCGGTTGTCTGCGTGTCGATATCCATCTCGGCGAAATGCCGTTTGACGCTCTCCCACGCCCCCTTGGCGGTAATGCCCATCGCCTTGTGGTCGTAACCGACCGAACCACCCGAGGCAAAGGCGTCACCCAGCCAGAAACCATATTGGCGCGCAACATCGTTGGCGATATCGGAGAAGGTTGCGGTGCCCTTGTCGGCGGCGACGACCAGGTAGGTGTCGTCACTGTCGCGGCGCACCACCCGCTCCGGTGGCAGCACCTCGCCGGAGGCGTGGTCGACGTTATCGGTCACATCGAGCAGACCGGAGATGAAGGTGCGGTAGCAGGCGATGCCTTCGTTCAACTGCGCTTGCCGATCCGCGGTCGGATCACCGGTCACCGTCGGCGGCTGCTTCACCACGAAACCGCCCTTGGCGCCGACCGGCACGATCACCGCGTTCTTCACCGCCTGCGCCTTCACCAGGCCCAGGATCTCGGTGCGGAAATCCTCCAGACGGTCCGACCAGCGCAACCCACCACGCGCCACCGCACCGAAGCGCAGATGCACACCCTCCACCCGCGGCGAATACACGAAGATCTCGAATTGCGGCCTCGGCCTGGGCAATTCGGAGACGGCATGCGGATCGAATTTGAACGACAGGTACTCCGGCGCGTTGCCGTCGGCGTCGCGGCGATAGTAGTTGGTGCGCAGCGTCGCGGTGATCAGCCCGAGTACCGCGCGCAGGATACGGTCGGCGTCGAGGCTCACGACCGCGTCGATCTCGGCCTGCAGCCGTTCCGCGATGCCCGCGGCCCGCGCCGATGCCACCGCTCCGACACCCTCGGGATCGAAGTAGGCGTCGAACAATTCGGTGAACAGCCGGGCCATGGTCGGCTGCGCCAGCAGCACACGGGAGATATTGCCCAGCGTGTAGGCGAATCCGGCCTGCTGCAGATACTTCCCGTAGGCACGCAGTATCGAGATCTGCCGCCACTGCAGTCCGGCGCGCAAAACCAGTTCGTTCAGCGCGTCGACCTCGGCGCTGCCGTTCCACATGGCCGCGAAGGCCTCCGGGAAGTACTGCCGCACACCGCCTTCGACCGATGATTCGTCGGCAGAGCGGGTGAGGTCGGCCTCGAGGTCGGCGTCGATCGCGGTGCGCAGCAGCGTCGCCGGGACGCGCAGCCCGAAATCGTAGATCCACTTGCGGGTATCGTCCGGCAGCGTGATGCGGTGCGGCCGTTCGTCGACCACCTCCACCCCGAGACTTTGCAGCACCGGAAGCACCCGGCTCAGCGAGACGCCCTCGCCCGCGACATACAGCGTGAAACGCCACTCCCCCGAAGGCGATTCGGCGTTGCGATACAGATTCGTATCGATGGCGCCGTCGGCGAGACGGTCCAGCCGCTGCAGATCGACCAGCGCGTGCTCCGGCTCGTACTCCTGCTGGTAGCCGACCGGGAAGGCGTTCGCGTAGGCGTTGGCCACCTTCGACGAGACCGCGGGTACGCCGGTCGCGGCCGCTACCAAGCGGTCGGCCCAACTCCGGGTGCTCGCGAAGAGCAGCTCCTGGATGCGTTCGCGATTGGATTCGGAGATGTCGGCAGGCTCCGCTTCGGGACCGCGATGCACCGTGAAATACACCACGGCCAACTCGGATTCGCTCGCCCTTGCGGAGTAGGCGACCTGCTCCCCGTCGAATTCCGCGCGCAGGATCTCCTCCATGCGCAGCCGGACCTCGGTCGAGTACCGATCGCGGGGCAGGTAAACCAGGCAGTAGACCGCACCGCTGCGCCCGTCGCGCCGGATGAACAGGCGCACCTGCCTGCGCAGCCCCAAATTCATGACCGCGGAGACGGTTTCGAACAGCCGCCGGGCATCGGTGGAGAACAGCTCCACCCGCGGGAAGGACTGCATCATCTCCAGCATCGCCTGCCCGGAGAACGAATTCAGTTCGAAGCCGGCCCATTCGATGACCTGGTGCACGCGGCGGGTGATGACCGGAATATCGAGGATGTTCTCGTGCAGGCCGGTCACCGTGAAGGAGCCGACGAAGACGTGCTCACCCTGCACCTGGCCGACGCCGGTACCGCCACTGCCGTAATCGGCAACGCTGACGAAGTACAGCTCACCCGATCCCGGGATCAACGCATCCACCGATCCGTTGGACAGCCGCAGGACCGGTCGGGTATTGCCCATTACGGGGACATCGAGATCGACGTTCGAACCGTTCCAGAGCACGCCGAGGCCGGTGCCAGGCACCTGCTGCGGTTCGTTTCCAGCGTCGGTCCGGCTGCTGCGGTAATACCCGTAGCCCAGCACCGTGAAGTGCCCATCGGCCAACCAGCGCAACAACTTCGCGCATTCGGGCACCTCCGGATCGTCGGAGCGATGCGCGATATGGTCGAGCCGACCCGCCAGCGCGACCATCGCGTTCGCCATGCCCGACGTATCGTCGACGACCTTGCGCAGCACCCGCAGCAGCGCGGGCAGTTCGCGATCGATCCGGTCCAGCAGTGCGGCACCGACGGTCGGACTCAGCTGCACATGGATCCACGATTCCGTGACGGTGTGGCTGCCGTTCGCCGGTACGGTGTCGGGCTCCTTGGCCGCGATCGCGCGCAACCGCCCGCGCCGGTCCCGCACGATATCGAAGACCGGGTGGACGACCTCGGTCACCGCGGCGCCGAGGCGACGCAGCGCGGTGGTCACCGAGTCGACCAGCAGCGGCATATCGTCATTGACGATCTGGATGGCCGCGCCGAGTCCGCTGCCGTCCTCCGGGCGGTACACCCGGGTGATCGCCGCGCCCGGCAGCCGGATCGCCGCCAGTTCCAAGTGGTTTCGGAAGATCTGTTCGGCCCGATCGGTGATCGTCGGCGCGGTGGCGCCGGGCTGGATCCAACGGAAGTAGGCCGCCTCCAGATCGGTCGGATCGTCGCGGAACCGTTTGAATGAAATCGTCTGCTGGGTGGTTGCCACCATCGACTCGTGCCTTCCCGAGATCTGAGCCCGTAACCGTACGGTTCCCATACATTACATGGTTTGATGTGCCGTTGTATAGCGGCACGTTAAATGCGTAACACATTCTTGAAAGAAATCAGCACTGGTCAAGTGCACTGACCGGCCGGAGTCCGGTCGGTCAGGGGGTTAGACCGGATCGCGACATGAAGGTCTGCGCGGCCGCGCGCCCGATGAAGGCACCCGTCTCGACCCGAAGTCCGACAAGGGTATTCACGTATCGCAGGGTTGCCGACGGACTGATCGCAACGAAGACGACACCATCGGCCAGGACCGTTCCGCCCGCCGTTCGCCAGTTGCGCACGGTATCGGCCCGGCGCTCGGGCGAATCCAGTGCCACCGAGAGGGTCAGATCCTTGCCACCGGTGATTCCGCCCGCGAGCAGCGGGTCGGCCGCCGGGATGACACAGTTCTCGGCCTTGGAATCGACCGGCTGACAGGAAGCGGCCGCACGCAACTGGCTGGGCAAGGCCTGATCGATACCCACACCGGGCAGCGAGCTCAGCGGCGTCGAACACGAACGGACGGCCGTAAAGCCGAGGCCGAGGACCATGGCCACGGTACCCGCGATCGCGGCACCCCACTGCCAGCGCGGATACTGTTTGGCGGCAAACTTTTCCGCACCCGCCACCGCGTGCTCCGCACCCACTACCGCGTGCTCCGCACCCGCCACCGCACTCCCGGTGGCCGCCACGGCCCGCTCGGCACCCGCGACCACCTGCTCGGGCTGCCCCACATGGGTCAGGCTCGATAGTCGATGCACGGCGGCCAGCGGCGCACCACAATGCCCGCATTGCGCCGGATTACCGATATTGCGGTGTGAGCAGTACTGGCAGACCAACTCGGCTACTGACATCTCAGTGCCCGGTGATCACGATGGAGGAAACCGCTGTCGTATTGATCGTCGGATCGCCCTTCGATTCCTGAATTGTCAGTACGACCTTGGACGCCTGCACCGGAACTTCGAACTTGGTGACGACCAGAGTGCGCTGATCCATGGTCTGTTGGGTGTAGCTCGTTTTGTTCGGATCATCGAACGTATATCTGACCCGGCTGGCGGTGCGGAATTTCGTCCACTGGTCCACACCGTCGCTGCCGACGCTGTCCCAGCCGGGAACGATGCCGATCGAATCGATCTGATAGGTCTTGCCGAGATCGATGGTCAGCACCTGCCCGTCGACCTTGTATGCGCGCACGCATGACCATGCCTTGCCCTGCTGCCCACCGAAGGCGTCCATGCCCGGTGTACTGCCCGGCGGGCAGTTGGCGGTGGCGGCTTTCGGGGTGATCGTTCCGGAGGAAGGTGCCGATGATTCCGGTTTCGATGTCGGGGCCGCCGCGGTCGCCGAAGGAGTGATGACCGCGATGCGATCCGGCGCCTGCGAATCATCCTTCCCACCGGTGGAAACCAACGCGATGATGAGCAAAAGGGCCAAGACGCCGCAGACCGCCAACGCGACCTTGGGATTCTTGAGCTTCTTCGCCAGCACGACGACCCGCTCCGCGGGGTCGGGTGCACGCGTCTTGGACGACCCGGACGCGGACCGCGCCGGTTCCTCGGGTGGCGGCTGCTTTGCCGACACTTCGGAGTAGTCCGCTGAAAAGTCCATTGCCGGTGCGGCATCCTGCTGCTGACCGTTCAGCAGCGCGATGATCCGCTCGCTGGCCTTGGGCCCGTCGGAGGACCGCCGCGGCGGCAGATCCGTTTCGGGCGGAGCGCCCTGGGCGGAACCGGCAGCCACCGCGGCACTGGAATACGGATCATCACCGAAACCCGGTTCCCCGAAACCCGGTTCCCCGAATTCCGGATCGCCGACCAGGGGCCCGCTCAGCACAGATCCGGTGGCCGGATCGTTTTCGCCGAATGCGGGATCCGAGAGCAGCGCATCCAGGACCGCGCCTCGATGGCGGAGAATTACATCTCCCGGGTCCTCGGCAGCCATGGTCGGGATCGTATCCAGACCGGCCTGCGCTGCGGTCCTGCGTTATTCCCGCTGGCGGGAATAACGCGATCAGCGATTCTTCTGCTCGGTGACGAAATGTTCCGGCGGCACGTCGAATACCCGTGCCAAGGCGATGATCAGATCGAGCCGTGGTACCGCGTCACCATGAATGAGCCGGTACAGCCCCGACTGGGAAACCGGAACATCCGGATACGCCTGTTCCAGATGCTGGGCAAGCGAATAAAGGGTCAACGACCGAGTCGACCCGTCCTCGGTCGATACCACCGATTCCGCGATCAATTCCGACAGCCGACTCGAGAAGATCGCCACCGCAGCCTGTCTCGGGGTCAGTGCCTCCCCGTTATCCTCCTGCACAAATTCGCCGTCATTCGGCTGGGAGTCCACAACCACGCTGATAGACACTACCTGTCTCCGATCAGCTCATGCGCCGAACGTCGGGCCCTGGCGTGGCACCATTGCCACCCGCGGTGATCGCGGGTTGTTCGGCGGCGGAATCGAAATAGCGGGTTTCACCGCGCGGCTCGATCAAATCGACGCGCACGGTCCGCATCGGAATACTGATATCCACCGCGGTCGCGCTGACCTGGTTGATCGCCAGATCGACCGACCGCCGCCGCGGCCCACCGGGCTCACTGATGGTGACGGTGGTCTGCGCGGTCGATACCTGCGGCGGCAGATTGTCGAAGACCGTGATGGTCGCCGAGGACGGTGGCGGACCCGAACCGGCTTGCCCCGCAGCGGCATTCGCGGCACCGGCCTCCGGAGCCAGCCGCAGCGATTCCGGATCACCGACCGCGGCGACCAGCTGCCACCAGCGGTGCGGGCGCCCCGAATGGACCTCGACATCCGCGCCGACCACCATGGCACGCAAAACGATCTGCTGTGCCACCGGCAGGTCGGCATGCACATCGATGGTGCGCCTACGCGGGTTGTAGCGGGCCGGGTCGAACAGCGGCAGCGCCAAAGTATGTCGTGGCTGACCACTGATGGAACCGAGAATCTGGCCATTGGGACCGATCGCGATCGTGAGCTCCGACAAGAGCTCATCGGGGGCGATATCGCGGCCCGATTCATCGACGGGCACCGCGCGGATCGACGTCCCGGTCGGCATGGTGGCCAGCAAGGCGACGGCCTGCCTACCGGTCAACCGGCGCAGATAGTCCGGCGGCTCGGTCGTGACCGGCGGGCCGATATACCGCGCGAGCGCGCGCGGCCCGGCCGTGGCATCGGTGAGGCTGACCACCAACGTGGTCCGGCCGCGGTTCCACGACCAGCAATCGTCCATGCCGGCACCGTCCATCCGCGTCCAGTCGATCAGGAAGCTCGTCACACAGCGACCTGGTACCGAGGACTCCATACAGGTCCAGGTCTCACGCAGATCGCCGAGTTCGACACCGGCGTGCAGCACCCTGGTGGCCTCTTGCATTGCCACCGCGGGCAGCGCGTGCGCGGCGATACCGCGTTCCCGCAATCGGCCCGCGATGCGGTGCGCCGCCGTGGCCAACGCTCTCGGCCCGACCATCGCGACCAGTCCGCGCCGCTGCAGCAGATCCAGGTTCCGCTCCATGTCCAGCCGCACGACCAACCAGGTGAGGCGATGGCCGACGACCGGATGGGAGCCGATCAGCTGGTCGTAGAGCATGCTGTAGTTGCCGGTCGGACGAACCCGCTGACCGGTGGTCACGATATCGATATCGACCGCGAGACCGAATTGATCGAGCAGGCCGATCAGCGCATCGACCGGGACAGTGTCCTCGGTGTAGATGGATTTCTCCGCGATGACCGTCGGCAGATCGAGATTGGGGGCTAGCTGGATCATCGCCGTGAGCACGGTGCCTTCGGAACGAATGCCGCAGACCCCGGCGGGAACCTCGATATCGGCCACATCCACCGGACCGGCGAGCGCCTCGGCTCTGGCGACCCTGCTGAATCGGTAATCGATCCAGTCGAGCAGCCACCTGCTGGTCGTGCGGCCGTTCACCTCGACCGCCACGGTCACCAGCAGCACGGTGATCACCGCCGCGCTCGCCCAGATCGGGGTATGCGACCACAGCCCGGTCACCACCAAGCTGCCGCCGATCACGGCGAAGGCGAACGGACCACGTTCGACACCG
Protein-coding sequences here:
- a CDS encoding NAD-glutamate dehydrogenase, which produces MVATTQQTISFKRFRDDPTDLEAAYFRWIQPGATAPTITDRAEQIFRNHLELAAIRLPGAAITRVYRPEDGSGLGAAIQIVNDDMPLLVDSVTTALRRLGAAVTEVVHPVFDIVRDRRGRLRAIAAKEPDTVPANGSHTVTESWIHVQLSPTVGAALLDRIDRELPALLRVLRKVVDDTSGMANAMVALAGRLDHIAHRSDDPEVPECAKLLRWLADGHFTVLGYGYYRSSRTDAGNEPQQVPGTGLGVLWNGSNVDLDVPVMGNTRPVLRLSNGSVDALIPGSGELYFVSVADYGSGGTGVGQVQGEHVFVGSFTVTGLHENILDIPVITRRVHQVIEWAGFELNSFSGQAMLEMMQSFPRVELFSTDARRLFETVSAVMNLGLRRQVRLFIRRDGRSGAVYCLVYLPRDRYSTEVRLRMEEILRAEFDGEQVAYSARASESELAVVYFTVHRGPEAEPADISESNRERIQELLFASTRSWADRLVAAATGVPAVSSKVANAYANAFPVGYQQEYEPEHALVDLQRLDRLADGAIDTNLYRNAESPSGEWRFTLYVAGEGVSLSRVLPVLQSLGVEVVDERPHRITLPDDTRKWIYDFGLRVPATLLRTAIDADLEADLTRSADESSVEGGVRQYFPEAFAAMWNGSAEVDALNELVLRAGLQWRQISILRAYGKYLQQAGFAYTLGNISRVLLAQPTMARLFTELFDAYFDPEGVGAVASARAAGIAERLQAEIDAVVSLDADRILRAVLGLITATLRTNYYRRDADGNAPEYLSFKFDPHAVSELPRPRPQFEIFVYSPRVEGVHLRFGAVARGGLRWSDRLEDFRTEILGLVKAQAVKNAVIVPVGAKGGFVVKQPPTVTGDPTADRQAQLNEGIACYRTFISGLLDVTDNVDHASGEVLPPERVVRRDSDDTYLVVAADKGTATFSDIANDVARQYGFWLGDAFASGGSVGYDHKAMGITAKGAWESVKRHFAEMDIDTQTTDFTVAGVGDMSGDVFGNGMLLSEHIRLVAAFDHRHIFLDPNPEAATSFRERQRMFALPRSSWADYDKSLISAGGGVYDRSAKAVPVSPEVRAVLGLDPSVTTLSPPEMIRAILLAPVDLFWNGGIGTYIKASTETNADAGDKSNDAVRVDANQLRARVIGEGGNLGATALGRIEYCANGGRMNTDALDNSAGVDCSDHEVNIKVLLDAVISGGELAAADRTELLAAMTDEVAELVLRDNISQNFRMGLSRAQSVPLSGVHRRLIADLEFRRGVDRRLEALPSDAELKKRTAEGRGLTSPELANLLAHVKLSLKDDVLSGDLPDNAAFASVLRSYFPKPLRTRFADAIGRHPLRRQIVATMVINDMVDHGGITYAFRLAEEAGASTEDAVRAFTVAVEIFDLHTLWQRIRTTPMPTAARDELERETRRTLDRVSRWLLTSRPQPIAIGADIARYRDGVRKLAGHMLPARLPAAHAEDLATHARAAVERGAPAELAEEVYRLIHLFPLLDIIDVADIAERDAEEVAELYYALDDHFQIERLLTAVSNLPRDDRWRTLARLAVRDDLYDSLRSLTLDVITASEPNESTADKIAEWESVNRPRLARAGASLGEIFAAGTHDLATLSVAARQVRSMVSSGESAAAAPVSS
- a CDS encoding discoidin domain-containing protein, with the translated sequence MAAEDPGDVILRHRGAVLDALLSDPAFGENDPATGSVLSGPLVGDPEFGEPGFGEPGFGDDPYSSAAVAAGSAQGAPPETDLPPRRSSDGPKASERIIALLNGQQQDAAPAMDFSADYSEVSAKQPPPEEPARSASGSSKTRAPDPAERVVVLAKKLKNPKVALAVCGVLALLLIIALVSTGGKDDSQAPDRIAVITPSATAAAPTSKPESSAPSSGTITPKAATANCPPGSTPGMDAFGGQQGKAWSCVRAYKVDGQVLTIDLGKTYQIDSIGIVPGWDSVGSDGVDQWTKFRTASRVRYTFDDPNKTSYTQQTMDQRTLVVTKFEVPVQASKVVLTIQESKGDPTINTTAVSSIVITGH
- a CDS encoding helix-turn-helix domain-containing protein is translated as MSISVVVDSQPNDGEFVQEDNGEALTPRQAAVAIFSSRLSELIAESVVSTEDGSTRSLTLYSLAQHLEQAYPDVPVSQSGLYRLIHGDAVPRLDLIIALARVFDVPPEHFVTEQKNR
- the eccE gene encoding type VII secretion protein EccE gives rise to the protein MSLPSIRVGGVERGPFAFAVIGGSLVVTGLWSHTPIWASAAVITVLLVTVAVEVNGRTTSRWLLDWIDYRFSRVARAEALAGPVDVADIEVPAGVCGIRSEGTVLTAMIQLAPNLDLPTVIAEKSIYTEDTVPVDALIGLLDQFGLAVDIDIVTTGQRVRPTGNYSMLYDQLIGSHPVVGHRLTWLVVRLDMERNLDLLQRRGLVAMVGPRALATAAHRIAGRLRERGIAAHALPAVAMQEATRVLHAGVELGDLRETWTCMESSVPGRCVTSFLIDWTRMDGAGMDDCWSWNRGRTTLVVSLTDATAGPRALARYIGPPVTTEPPDYLRRLTGRQAVALLATMPTGTSIRAVPVDESGRDIAPDELLSELTIAIGPNGQILGSISGQPRHTLALPLFDPARYNPRRRTIDVHADLPVAQQIVLRAMVVGADVEVHSGRPHRWWQLVAAVGDPESLRLAPEAGAANAAAGQAGSGPPPSSATITVFDNLPPQVSTAQTTVTISEPGGPRRRSVDLAINQVSATAVDISIPMRTVRVDLIEPRGETRYFDSAAEQPAITAGGNGATPGPDVRRMS